In Actinomycetota bacterium, the DNA window AGCACGAGGAGCAGATCAACAAGGAGAAGGAAGCGGTCGCCCAGCGGGAGAAGGAGCTGGAGGGATCCTCCGGCTACCAGGCCATAGAATCGGCCGTCCCCGCGGGGACCTTCGAGGACATGCAGACGCTGCAGCGCAACATCCAGACCATGGGGCAGGACATCATCTCCGGCATGAAGATGGCCAACGAGATCTCCAACACCAAGTCATCCCTGGTCTATTACCGCAACCAGGCGGCCTCCATCGAGCTGCCCCCGGAGCTGGAGCCCCTTCGCCAGCAGGCCCTGCAGGTGTTCGACATGTACATAAAGGCCTGCGACCTTTACCTGCAGGCCATCGCCACCGGAGAGCTGGCCCTGGTCGACGAGGCCAACGCCCTGGTCAACGAGGCCACCTCCATCATCCAGGGGCTTCTCCCCTCCTACTGACGCGCGTTCTCACGACTTCGCGCGTCCCTCCCGAAGGCACCGGCACGGGCATCGGCGCGTGCCTTCCCCCGCGCGGCGAGGATGCGCACGCCGGGAACGCAGGCCTAAAAGAACGCCCGGTTGTTCCCCGATAATCGAGGGTGACGGTCATAGGTCCCGTAAAGGAGGTAGTGGACGGTTGTCTGTGCCGCAAAAGGGGGTCGTGATATCCTGGATCTTCGGTTACGATGGAGCAAGGCATCCCTCCCGGGCTTATAGGCGAGACCGAAGTCACGACCTATCCGGGAGCACGCGCCCCGAAAGCGGAAAGGAGGCTCGCGGGTGAGAGAGGAAAAGCGCGGTGCGCGCAGCGGTTTTCTGGCGGTAGTCGATCTCTCGCTTCTCACTCTGGTCTATCTCACCAGGCTCCTCGTCCGCATCCTGCCCCCGGCCGCCATGGATGCGCTCTACGACCTCTTAGGAACCGCGGTCCTGCGCCTCCTCCCCGGGATGGGCGCGAGGCTCGCGGCCAAGGCGGGTGAGGTCCTGGGGGAGGACCTCGGGCACCGCGAGCTGGAGCGCATCAGCCGCGGGGTGTGCGCCTCCGCCCTCAAGCCCATCCTGGACCTGGCGCTCTTCTGGAAACACCGGGAGCGCATGATGGCGGAGCTGCGGGTGGAGGGCATGGAGAACCTCGAGGAGGCCGAGTCGCAGGGCCGGGGGGTCCTGCTGCTCTTCGTCCACACCGGCTCCTACGACCTGTCGCCGGTGATCTTCAACCGCCTGGGCAAGCCCTTCACCCCGGTGATGTTCCACCCCAACAGCACGCCCCTCCACCGCTACGTGGCCGAGATGGCCGTGTTCGGGCAGATCCTGGGATGCGACCGCGAGAGCCCCGTCTTCTGGGCCGGCCGGGATACGGGGGAAAAGGTGCGCCGACACCTGGAAAAGGGCAAGCGGGTGGCCATCGCCCTGGACGTGGACGGGCCGTGCGTGGTGGATCTCTTCGGCCGCCCGGCCGCCCTCGCCGACGGCATCGCCCGCTTCGCGCTGGAGACAGGGGCGCCCATCGTGCCCTTCGCCCTCCTGCGCGGCGCCGGGCCCCTGGAGCGCAGGCTGATCCTCTACCCTCCGCTGCGGTACGAGCGCAGTGGAAACCGGGAGGCCGACGTGAGGGCGGTGATGCAGCAGGCGGCTCTGGCGGGAGAGAGGATGATCCGCGAGGACCCGGGACAGTGGATGAGCCTTTTCGGCATCCGACACTGGTGGGAGAAAGCGCGGAAGATCATGGCGGAGAACGGGGGCGGAAAGGGGACGGTGTCGTGAGCGGCGGGCTCCTGGAGGGCATCTTGCGCTGTCCCGCCTGCGGGGGCGAGCTGAAACGGGAGGGCGCGGGTCTCACCTGTTCCGGCTGCGGGACCGCCTACGGCGAGACGGAAGGTCTCCCCGACCTCATCCCCCCGGGCTCATCCGCGCTCAAGCTCTCGGAGCGCGAGCATTACACCAGCAAGGTGGACTATTACCTCCAGATGCACGCCACCTGGTGCGGCAGTCCCTTCTACCGCCATTACCACGCCTCTTTCCTGGCCAATTTCCGCACCCTCCCCCCGGGTTCCATCATCCTGGAAACGGGCTGCGGCCTGGGACACGACGGGCTGGAGCTGCTGCGCGCGGGCTACCGCCTGGTGGAGACGGACATCGCGCCGGGACAGCTCGCACGGGCGCGGGAGCTCCACCTCTCTTCCGGCTACGGCGCGTCCTCCGCCCATCTCCTCGCGGACGCCGAGCGGTTACCCCTGGCATCCGGATGCTGCGACGGCGTGCTGGCGGTCGCCTCCCTGCATCACCTCCCCGACCCCCTCGCCGCCCTGCGCGAGATGCACCGCGTCCTCCGGCCCGGGGGGATGCTGGTCCTGGGGACGGAGCCCAACGACTGGCAGAATCGCACCATCTATCCCGCAGGCAAGGTGCTGCTGAAGGCCCTGCGCCGCTTCAAGGGCGGCCCCGTTGGGGGAGAGGAGATGGTCTCGGAGGCGGACAAGCTCACGGAGGGGTTCTCAGCGCGGGACCTCGCCTCCCTTTTAAGGGAGGCGGGTTTCACGCAGATCGCGCTGCAGCCGGCGGGGTACTTCTCCGCAGCTATCTTTTTCCTGAGCACCGAGCTCTCGCAGATGGTCGGGCGCCCCTTGCGACTCTTCGCCCTGGAGAAAGCGCTCATCCCCCTGGACGAGGCTCTGGGCAGGATGCCTTTTCTTTCCAGATACCCCTGGCACTGGAACGCACGGGCGAACAGATGAGGGGAGCCCTTCCTCCGGGTGCCCTCCCAGGCCACTATCCTTGCCGGGGATCATTTCCCCGTTCTCGCAGATGGTCGGGCGCCCCTTGCGACTCTTCGCCCTGGAGAAAGCGCTCATCCCCCTGGACGAGGCTCTGGGCAGGATGCCTTTTCTTTCCAGATACCCCTGGCACTGGAACGCACGGGCGAACAGATGAGGGGAGCCCTTCCTCCGGGCGCCCTCCACGCTGGATGCGCCCGCCAAAGGTCGGTCTTCCCCTTAATGTTACGCCGGTGTTACAAAACGGTTGTGATCGTGTGACATTACCCATAGGTAACTTGAATAGCGCGGGCTCGGGGTATATATTTTGTTTACAGGGATGAAGGACGGGGCAGGCACACATTACTATCCCTGGGAAAGCGAGCGGACTAGAGCGGGTGCGAACTGGGGGTGCGTGAACACAAAAAGCGGGACACAAAAGGTCGAGACTCACTCGGGTAGAACAACCTGAACCAGAACCTACCTGAACATCCCGAAAGATGTCCTGGTCTTTTTCACCGCCCCGGAAAACCGGAAACCCCGCTCCACGGACGGATCCGCCGGGAAGGACGAGTTGCGGCATCGCCGATGGCGCGCCGCACGGGAGGCCAAGGACGGGCAGAAAAGCGATGAGGCTGGCGCTGGTACACGACTGGCTCACAAATCTCGCGGGCGCTGAGCGGGTTCTGATGGCCATGTGCGAGGTCTTCCCGGAAGCCCCCGTCTATACCTCCGTCTTCTGCCCCGAGCATTTCCCCCAGTTGCAGGACAGGGAGGTGCGCACCTCTTTCCTGCAGAAGGTGCCGGGGGCGAAGAAGAAGCACCAGGCCTTCCCGCTGCTGCGCACCGTGGCCTTCGAGCGTTTCGACCTCTCGGAGTTCGACGTGGTTATCTCCTCCTGCCACGCCGAGGCCAAGGGGGTGATCACACGTCCTGAGACGCTGCACATCTGCTACTGTTACACCCCCGTTCGTTACTACTGGAGCGGTTACCACCACTACCTAGAGAACCCCCGCTACGGCTTCCTCAATCCCTTGGTGAAGGCGGTCATGCCCTACATGACCGGCTATCTGCGGGTCTGGGACCGCTGCGCCGCAGACCGGGTGGACCGCTTCGTGGCCATCAGCAGGCACGTGGCCCGGCGCATCGAGAAATACTACCGCCGCGAGGCCGAGGTCATCTACCCGCCCGTGAACACCGCATGGCTCGGGATCTCCGAAAAGGTCGATGATTACTTCCTCCTGGTGGGCAGACTCATCCCCTACAAGCGCGCCGACCTGGCGGTGGAGGCCTTCAACCGCCTGGGACTTCCCCTGAAGGTCGCGGGCACGGGCTCGGAGCTCGAGAGGCTGCGCGCTGCGGCCAGGCCGAACATCGAGTTCCTGGGCAGGGTGAGCGACGCGGAGCTGGCGGAGCTCTACTCCCACTGCCTGGCCCTGGTATTCCCGCAGGAGGAGGACTTCGGCATCGTCCCCCTGGAGGCCATGGCAGCGGGGCGTCCGGTGATCGCCTACCGCGCGGGTGGAGCCACGGAGACGGTGGCGGAGGGGAAGACGGGGGTCTTCTTCGACCGCCAGGACGCGGAATGCCTCGCCCGGTGCGTGAGGGATTTCGATCCCGGGCGCTTCGACCCCGCCCAGGCACGCGCCAGGGCTATGCAGTTCGACGTGGAGGTCTTCAAGCGCAGGCTGGAGGAATTCGTACGCCAAGCATGGGAGCGCTTTTCCCAAGGTCATGCGACGCCGACGAAAAAGGGGCGCCTGGTGAACATGCCGGCGCCGGAGACAAAGCTGGAGGGGGAGCATGGACAGGCAATTGATAGAAAGCGGGTTGTCTGAGACGCGAGCCGCCCTGCCGGTGAGCGGCGCCGGGATGCCCGAGATGGGCATCCAGGACGAGGACCTGCACGCCCTGCTCGCGGGGGCGGAATACGGCCTGCTGGAGCGCCCTGTATCCAGGCGCGCGGAGGTGGCGGCGCGCATCACGGCGCGCTTGCTGACCGACGTATTGGCGGTGTTCACCGCGGCCACCGTCGCCTACTGGTTGCGCTTCGAGAACTCCTTCTTCGTGCGCGCCTTCCCACCCGAGGAAGCGGTCTTCTACGGCAGCGTCATCGCGGCCCTCATGGTCACCTCCCCGGTGCTCTTCCTGGCCCTCAAGGTGGCCGGTATGTACGACCCGCGCACCCGCGTGCGCATCCTTGACCGCATCCCCCGCATCGTGGGAGCGACCAACGCCTATCTGGTCTTTCTCCTCGTGATGTCCTTTTTCCTCGACTCCTCCGTGTCCACCCGGGGTTACCTCATCGTCTTCTGGGCGCTCGCCATCCTCTGCCTCTTCACGGGACGCATGATCCTGCAGCTCTCTTTGAGGGTGGCAGGCATCAACGACGTGGTCATGCGCAACACCCTCATCGTGGGCGCGGGCAAGGTGGGGAAGCAGGTGGCGCGCAAGCTGGTGCGCCACGAGGCCTTCGGGCTCCGCCCGGTGGGGTTCGTGGACGATGACCCTCTCTTCAGACGCTTCCAGGAGCCCGAGCTCAAGGACCTGCGGGTGCTGGGCGGCATCGCCAACCTGCAGGACATCATCCGCGAGTTCGAGGTGGAGAAGGTGATCATCGCCTTCTCCGGGACCGGCTCCGAGCAGCTTCTCGACCTCGCCTCGAGGTGCAACAGGGCGGGCGTGGAATGTTCCATCGTGCCCCGGCTCTTCGAGGTGATAACCGACGAGATAAAGGTGAACGAGATCGGCGGCATTCCCCTCATCAAGCTGCGCGATAAGAAGATCACGGGATACCGGAAGCTGCTCAAGGACCTGGAGGACTACGTGCTCGCCACGGCGGCTTTGCTGATCACCTGGCCGCTGCTGCTGATCACCGCCATCGCCATCAAGCTCGACTCGCCGGGCCCCGTCTTTTTCCGCCAGGAGAGGGTGGGAAAGAACCAGAGGACGTTCACCTGCCTGAAGTTCCGCTCCATGGTGGTGAACGCAGAGGAGCTGCAGGACGAACTGATCGACCTCAACCAGGCGGAAGGCCCCCTCTTCAAGATAAGCGACGATCCCAGGGTCACGAGGGTGGGGAAGTGGATACGCAAGTTCTCCATCGACGAGCTCCCGCAGATCTTCAACGTGCTGGCGGGGCACATGAGCCTGGTGGGGCCAAGGCCGCCCGTTCCCAGGGAGGTCAAGGAGTACAAGTTCTGGCAGACCCAGAGGCTGAACGTAAAGCCGGGCATCACCGGCCTCTGGCAGGTGAGCGGGCGCAGCGACCTGCCCTTCGACGAGATGGTAAAACTGGACCTTTACTATATCGAGACCTGGTCCCTGTGGCAGGATTTCAAGATCATCCTCAGGACCTTCTCAGCCATACTGTCCTCCAACGGCGCGTACTGAAGCGATGGGGAAGGGAGTACGTCCTCACCCCGTCGCGCACGCAAAGGCCACGTGCCCCCGTGGCTGGAGCGCGAGCGAGGAGCGCGGCAGCGAAGCGTAGGGGGGTTTTGGGGGGACCGGGCGGCATCCGTGCCGCCCGGTTTTCTATCTCTACGCGGGGCGGGCCTTGCGGGACGGCCCGATCCCGCGTTGTATCCCGATCAGAGAGACATATCCAGTTGTTGGACCGCGCCGGGCGTCCCGTTCTCGCGCAGATATAACCCGCTCGACCTCACCCTTCCCAGTACCTGGTTGCCGGGGTCCGTGAGGGAGAAGGGGGTGCCGGCGCGCCCGAGGAAAATGGCCCCTATACCGAGGTCGGTGAGGGAGAGCAGGAAATCCTCCTCGCCGTTCTTCACCCATACCCGCAGGTCGCGGAACACGGGATCGGCCTCATCTATCCAGTTATTACCATCTATGTCGTGGGTGGCGAGCTCCGCGAAGCCGTCTCCCGACAGCGGACCGAACATCTCCCTCCCGCTGGTGACAGACCCGTCGCCGTCCAAGTCCAGGACCAGGAAGCCGCTGCCTGCCTCCAGCATGGGAACATCATCCGCGACGCCGTCCGCGTCCAGGTCGAACGCGAACCTAAACCCTGAGAGGCGCGCCGCGGAGCCGTCGAGGTTCAACACCAGCGGGTCCGAGACCGCCGCCTCCCCCACGCGCAGACGCGCGCTCTCGTAGTGCTCGTACTCCCTGTGCATGACCAGCTCCAGCCGGAAGAAGATCTCCCTGCCGTCCGCGGTTCTCACCACCCCCGCGGCGCTGAAAGAGGTGGTTTCGCTCTCCCTCTCATACCTCGCGAACTCGTACTCCAGGCCCCAACCCCCGCGGGAGCTTTGCGCGGGTCCCGCGCCTCCCGGGCCGCCTCCCGCATCACTTTCCTCCACGTAGCCCTGACCGCCGGGGAAGAGCTCCGCGGTACGTATCCGGATGCGTCTCCCGGTCACCATCTCCACCAGCTTCTCCACCAGGCTCTTCAGCCTCGCAAGATCAGGCCTCCCCGCCTTTTCCGGCTCGCAGGGCTTCTTCGCCCTACGCGAGTGTTCGGTCTCCCCCGGGGCTTTCGAGGCCGCATGCGGGTGGATGGCCTCGCGCCCCGGACCCGGTATCCGGCCCGCCTGCCGTCCCGAAGCAGGCGGGGAAGCGAGATGCAGACGAAGGCTCTCGCGGGCCTCCTCGACCCGCGAAAAGGTATGCCCGGCCTGCAGGGAGACGCTGGAATCGGTGATCCTCAAGGGCTTCTCCTCTCATCCATGAGAGCGCGGCGGACCGCTCCCTGTCCTCTTCGCAGCATGAAGGAGACCCCCGCTCCCGCGCATCCATCCAAAGTGCATACCGCGGCGGCCAAAAGAGGGAGACTCCGTTTCCCGCCCGGGGCATCGGGCGCACCTCTCTCCATACCCGTTCCGGGTGGGTCGAGGTTCCGATACGCGCCCGGGGCAATGGCCACGGCGCCCCAAAGCCCACCCCGCGGAAATGATCCTCGTGGCGCCCTGTCCCGCGCCCCCTCGGCAACCGGGTCGCGAAATAGCGGCTTTCAAACGGGATGTGGCGGCGGTGCGCGAAGGGGCTTTTCCCCATGCCGCCCTCCGCCCCGCAGGTCCCCCCAGCCCTTCCGGCCTGTGAGATAATGGAGGCGCCCACCGGGAGGCGAGGAAGGGAGGCGCGATGCCGAAGGAGTTCTTCGAGCCTCCGGAGGGATTCAACCCCTTCGGAGACCTGTTGGGCATCGTCTTTACCGCCTACGGCGAAGGACGCAGCCGCTGCGAGCTGGAGGCACGCCGGGAGCTTATCAACCCTCACGGGGTGCTGCACGGCGGGGCTATCTATTCCATGGTGGATTTCGGCATGGGCGCCGCCCTCTACTCGGTCATGGAGGAGAAGGAGCTATGCGCCACGGTGGAGATAAAGATCACCTATCTCAAAGCGGTGAGAGAGGGCAGGCTGGTATGTGAGAGCGTGGTGGTGGACCGCCGCAAGCGCATAGCCGTCCTGGAATCCGAGGTGCGCAACGGCGAGGAGCTGGTGGCCAAGGCCCTCGGCACCTTCTATATATACTAATCGGGGTCAGATCTTCATTCTTCGACGCGGGTAACGGATGCCTCGTTCAGGCCAGCTCTTTCAAGAGTAAAGCCTGGTCGTTTACAGACCTTGACCCTGGCGCGCGATCAAAGAAGGCGACGTTGCGCGGGAGGGAAGAGGCGCTGACGAGGCGGAGGCGCGGCTCCGAGCCGCGCCTCCGTTCTTCCGGCCTCGGGGGAAGGGAACCGGGACATAACGTTGACCAAAACTCTGCCTCCCCTAGGCCTTTTCCGCCCCAAAACCGCCGCCGCTGCAATCTCCCTGCTGACCATGCGCCTCCACGGCCGCGTCTCCCGCGCCCGTGGCCTCCCATCGCGCCGGGGCGGTTTCGGGGCCCCAGCCCCGCGCCACCCTTCGGGGAAGGCGGCGGTCGGGCCGGACACTACGCAGAGCGGGATGCCTTGATCAGCTTCAGCGCGCCGCGGGCCAACACCAACCCTCCCAGCGCCGCGCCTACCTGGGTGGCGGGCTTCAGGATGGGGGTGAAACCCTTCTTCGGCTTCCACTCCACGTTCAGGGAGAGGGTCTTGCCCAGTTTGTCCAGGGCGATGACCTCCGCGCAGTGATTGGCGGTCCAGATGGCCGCCTCCATACCGCCGGAGGAGACGTGGGTCTTGGTATAGTCTCCCGCCAGGTAGAGGTTGTCGATGGGGGAACGCTGATAGGGGCGGTGCTTCTCCATCCCCGGGTAGGCGCGGTACACGCCCTGCCGCTCGCGAACCACCTTGTACTTGCGCACCTCCGCCTCGCGTGCCGTGGGGAAGAGGGCCCGGATCTGCTCGATGGCGATGTCGAAGATCACCTCGTCCGGCAGCCCCTCGATATTGTCCGCCGGGGAGAGCACCATCTCGAACATGGAGCCGCCCTTGAAGATGTCCGGCAGCACATTGGAGAGGTCCGCGTAGGTGTTGAAGATGCAGTTGTTGGAGAAGAAGGTCACGTCCACGTCGGTGAGCTTGCGGTCGAACCATATCTGCAGGGAGAGCGAGGGCGCGTAGTGGAAGAACCACAGGTCGCGGAAGTACTCGTAGTGGAAGGCCTCCTTGGGCAGCACGCGCCGCAGCGAGTAGGGGCTCATGGTGGAGACGTAGAGGTCCGCGGTCTTCTCCTCGCCGTTAACGGTCACGCTCTTCACCCTGGTGCCCTCGAGGTTGATGGCGGTCACCGCGCTCTTGAGGGCGGTGGTGCCCCCCTTGGAGTGGATGTACTCCAGGCAGGTGTCCACCCAGATGTCGCCCAGCCCGCCGTTGGCGAAGCCCACGCGCGCGCTGTCCGGGTCCGCGGCCACCTTGCGGAACCAGTTGATCATCACCTTGGCGGAGATCATCCACGAGGGGGTGAAGGTGAGCCCGT includes these proteins:
- a CDS encoding methyltransferase domain-containing protein, translating into MHATWCGSPFYRHYHASFLANFRTLPPGSIILETGCGLGHDGLELLRAGYRLVETDIAPGQLARARELHLSSGYGASSAHLLADAERLPLASGCCDGVLAVASLHHLPDPLAALREMHRVLRPGGMLVLGTEPNDWQNRTIYPAGKVLLKALRRFKGGPVGGEEMVSEADKLTEGFSARDLASLLREAGFTQIALQPAGYFSAAIFFLSTELSQMVGRPLRLFALEKALIPLDEALGRMPFLSRYPWHWNARANR
- a CDS encoding glycosyltransferase is translated as MRLALVHDWLTNLAGAERVLMAMCEVFPEAPVYTSVFCPEHFPQLQDREVRTSFLQKVPGAKKKHQAFPLLRTVAFERFDLSEFDVVISSCHAEAKGVITRPETLHICYCYTPVRYYWSGYHHYLENPRYGFLNPLVKAVMPYMTGYLRVWDRCAADRVDRFVAISRHVARRIEKYYRREAEVIYPPVNTAWLGISEKVDDYFLLVGRLIPYKRADLAVEAFNRLGLPLKVAGTGSELERLRAAARPNIEFLGRVSDAELAELYSHCLALVFPQEEDFGIVPLEAMAAGRPVIAYRAGGATETVAEGKTGVFFDRQDAECLARCVRDFDPGRFDPAQARARAMQFDVEVFKRRLEEFVRQAWERFSQGHATPTKKGRLVNMPAPETKLEGEHGQAIDRKRVV
- a CDS encoding sugar transferase — encoded protein: MDRQLIESGLSETRAALPVSGAGMPEMGIQDEDLHALLAGAEYGLLERPVSRRAEVAARITARLLTDVLAVFTAATVAYWLRFENSFFVRAFPPEEAVFYGSVIAALMVTSPVLFLALKVAGMYDPRTRVRILDRIPRIVGATNAYLVFLLVMSFFLDSSVSTRGYLIVFWALAILCLFTGRMILQLSLRVAGINDVVMRNTLIVGAGKVGKQVARKLVRHEAFGLRPVGFVDDDPLFRRFQEPELKDLRVLGGIANLQDIIREFEVEKVIIAFSGTGSEQLLDLASRCNRAGVECSIVPRLFEVITDEIKVNEIGGIPLIKLRDKKITGYRKLLKDLEDYVLATAALLITWPLLLITAIAIKLDSPGPVFFRQERVGKNQRTFTCLKFRSMVVNAEELQDELIDLNQAEGPLFKISDDPRVTRVGKWIRKFSIDELPQIFNVLAGHMSLVGPRPPVPREVKEYKFWQTQRLNVKPGITGLWQVSGRSDLPFDEMVKLDLYYIETWSLWQDFKIILRTFSAILSSNGAY
- a CDS encoding PaaI family thioesterase gives rise to the protein MPKEFFEPPEGFNPFGDLLGIVFTAYGEGRSRCELEARRELINPHGVLHGGAIYSMVDFGMGAALYSVMEEKELCATVEIKITYLKAVREGRLVCESVVVDRRKRIAVLESEVRNGEELVAKALGTFYIY
- a CDS encoding FAD-dependent oxidoreductase, encoding MKALVMGGGMAGLATAINLLDLGIEVELVEADEIFGGRASSWKDEDGDMIDNALHVFFPYYANLLNFFNKMGIEKNILWKQTEFYYMQEGGKDAVLRFANLPAPFHAAVAFGSLLKSYTRVPRWKLLFTAGAMGGAVMYSDRKLEKLDEISFGQWLCRRGPKDALLPLEPGINGLTFTPSWMISAKVMINWFRKVAADPDSARVGFANGGLGDIWVDTCLEYIHSKGGTTALKSAVTAINLEGTRVKSVTVNGEEKTADLYVSTMSPYSLRRVLPKEAFHYEYFRDLWFFHYAPSLSLQIWFDRKLTDVDVTFFSNNCIFNTYADLSNVLPDIFKGGSMFEMVLSPADNIEGLPDEVIFDIAIEQIRALFPTAREAEVRKYKVVRERQGVYRAYPGMEKHRPYQRSPIDNLYLAGDYTKTHVSSGGMEAAIWTANHCAEVIALDKLGKTLSLNVEWKPKKGFTPILKPATQVGAALGGLVLARGALKLIKASRSA